In Marinomonas posidonica IVIA-Po-181, a single window of DNA contains:
- a CDS encoding SPFH domain-containing protein encodes MEVILHYLLSVQVLVLILAVFLLKSSIKFVPQNRAFLIERFGKYQSTKEAGLNFILPFIDRVASDRSLKEQAVDVPEQSAITKDNISLHVDGVLYFRVLDPYKATYGVDNYVFAVTQLAQTTMRSELGKMELDKTFEERDQLNTNIVSAINEAAGPWGIQVLRYEIKDIIPPHSVMEAMEAQMKAERVKRAQILESEGDRQAAINRAEGEKASVVLAAEADKEEQVLRAEGEAKAIVAVAQAQAEALRKVGEAAATEEGQKAIQLDLATKAIDAKRAIAKESSVVLLPDGATEASSLVAQATTIIQQMNKGG; translated from the coding sequence ATGGAAGTAATACTTCACTATCTATTAAGCGTGCAAGTACTGGTACTGATCTTAGCGGTATTCCTGTTAAAGAGTTCAATTAAGTTTGTGCCTCAAAACCGAGCTTTTCTGATTGAGCGTTTTGGTAAATATCAATCAACAAAAGAAGCGGGCTTGAATTTTATCTTACCTTTCATTGATCGTGTTGCGTCAGACCGTTCTTTAAAAGAGCAAGCTGTTGATGTGCCAGAACAGAGCGCGATCACTAAAGACAATATCTCACTTCATGTTGATGGTGTGCTTTATTTTCGAGTATTAGATCCATACAAAGCGACCTATGGTGTTGATAATTATGTGTTCGCTGTCACTCAGTTAGCGCAAACCACCATGCGTTCTGAGTTAGGGAAAATGGAGCTGGATAAAACCTTTGAAGAGCGAGATCAATTGAATACCAACATTGTATCGGCAATCAATGAAGCGGCCGGGCCATGGGGTATTCAGGTCTTACGTTATGAAATTAAAGACATTATACCACCTCACTCTGTTATGGAGGCGATGGAGGCTCAGATGAAGGCAGAGCGTGTGAAACGTGCGCAGATTCTTGAGTCAGAGGGTGATCGTCAGGCGGCCATCAACCGTGCAGAAGGTGAAAAGGCATCCGTGGTTCTCGCGGCTGAAGCGGATAAGGAAGAGCAAGTGTTGCGTGCAGAAGGGGAGGCGAAAGCCATTGTGGCAGTCGCTCAAGCTCAAGCAGAAGCATTACGGAAAGTAGGTGAAGCAGCGGCCACAGAGGAAGGTCAAAAAGCCATTCAGCTTGATCTAGCAACTAAAGCCATTGACGCTAAGCGTGCCATTGCAAAAGAATCGTCTGTTGTCTTGTTGCCAGATGGTGCGACCGAAGCATCTTCTTTGGTGGCGCAGGCGACCACTATTATCCAGCAAATGAATAAAGGTGGTTAG
- a CDS encoding methylamine utilization protein, which produces MRYLLVGLCSLWLQTASAEIAMQVLDQDQQPVTDAVVFVTDKAVSSPADSAVMDQIDESFVPRVLVVQKGQFVRFPNSDDIRHHVYSFSEPKSFEIKLYKGSDIAPIQFDKPGLVILGCNIHDDMIGYIFVADNEYAVKTNEQGWVTLPVEAGDSVSIWNERFVEGVDTIKRFDVGNDARQTVMLDLFPSIEVSDHSDHGSDW; this is translated from the coding sequence CGAAATTGCAATGCAAGTTTTGGATCAAGATCAACAACCTGTCACCGATGCAGTGGTGTTTGTGACGGACAAAGCGGTTAGCAGTCCAGCTGACAGTGCCGTGATGGATCAGATTGATGAGTCCTTTGTGCCTAGAGTGTTGGTTGTCCAAAAGGGGCAGTTTGTTCGATTCCCCAACAGTGATGACATTCGACATCATGTATACAGTTTTTCAGAGCCGAAAAGTTTTGAGATTAAGCTGTATAAAGGCTCCGACATTGCCCCTATTCAGTTTGATAAGCCAGGATTAGTGATTTTAGGCTGTAATATTCACGATGATATGATTGGTTATATCTTTGTTGCGGATAACGAATATGCCGTTAAAACCAATGAGCAGGGCTGGGTGACCTTACCAGTAGAGGCGGGTGACAGTGTTTCTATTTGGAATGAGCGCTTTGTGGAGGGGGTCGATACGATTAAACGTTTTGACGTCGGAAATGATGCTCGGCAAACCGTCATGTTAGACCTTTTTCCTTCGATTGAAGTCAGCGATCATTCTGATCACGGTTCTGATTGGTGA